GCCGATGGCTGAGGCAAACATCAGGTTGGGGGCGTGGGTGCGCTTGGCCAAAATAAACCCGGCGGCCACCAACGGCGTGGCAATGCCCTGCACCACCACGTCGCCATCTTTAATTTGGCGCGAGATGCAAACGGAGATCAGTTCGTCAATGGTGAAGTTGGTCATTTCAAAATGACGAATGGCAAATGACAAATGACGAAAGTTGTATTCCTTCGTCATTCGTCCTGCGTCTTTCGTCTACATTTGCGATGGCACTTCCAGCGCGGCGGCAACTGCTCGGTGCGCCTCAGCCGCCAACTGCTTCGGGTCGTCGCCCGGCACGGGGTGAACGGCGGCCAGCGGCACAACTTGAGCGCGGATTGGCCCCGGATGGCAGGCCAGCCGCCAGAACGAACTCAAAAAGCTCTCGTCGCCCCAGGCGATCACTTCGGGCTGATCATACACGATGGCGCACAAAAGATAAGGCATGGCATTCTCGACGGCGATCTCAAACGCGCCGTGGCGGAACGGTTGCAAGGCCCGCGCCGGCCCGATGCCGCCCTCAGGATACAACACAATCGGCGGGAAGCGTTTGGTCTGGCCCAACTGCGCCCGCGCCTCGGCCCGCGATTGCTTGTCGCCGCGATTGACGAACACGGTTTCGATGGCAATCCCGGCCCAGCCAATGAACGGCCACGCCCGAATCTCCATCGCGCTCACGAAGCGCATCGGGAGCGGCGTCAGCATCATCAGAATATCAAAGTAGGTGATATGGTTGGCGAAGACCAGGCCTTCGTGCCGATAAAACTTTTCCGGCTCGGGGCAGTTGAAGCGGATGTTGAAGACGACCATGGCCAGCCGGGCGACCAGTGTGGCAATCCAGGCCGAGAGGCGGATGCCTTTGAAGCGAACCGGGATGAGAGCGGCGACGATAATGAGCAGTGCGCCGACGGCGATGACAGGGAAGGCGATGACAAGTCTAAGAACACCAAGTATTGAACGCATCAAATATCCCCCTGAAAACTATTCTGTAGTTCAACCTTCAACCGCCCGCCTCGCCGCATCCGGCGCATCGGTAATCAGCCCGTCCACGCCCTGGCGGGCAAAGTCGCGCAGGTCGGCGGGGTCGTTCGTCGTCCACACGTTCACTCGGTAGCCGCGCCGTTTGTAGTAGGCAACGCCCTTCTGCTTGAGCTGAACGTAGTCGGGGTGGCGGGCTTCGTGGCAAATAAACGGCGCAAGCCAGGCGTCGCGCAGATAAATTGGCATTTTGTGCGACGTCAACTGGGCCACCGGCAGCGACGGATCAAGCCGCTTGACGTTGCGAATGGCAAACGGATCAAAAGATGACAGCAGAACCCGCCTCCCCAAGTTCATCTTCTGGATCAAGGCCACCACTGCCGCCTCCAGCCCGTCGCCGCGAGCGGTGTAATTCGTCAGTTCAACGTTGATCCATACGCTTCGCGTAGCCGCCACTGCTTCAAACACCTCGGCCAAAGTGGGAATCCGCTCCCCCGCAAACTTCGGGTCCTTCTTCACACCGGCGTCCAGTTTTTTCAAATCGGCCAGCGTTAGGTCGGCCACCTTGCCTGTGCCGTCGGTGGTGCGATCTACAGTGGGATCGTGCATGATGATCGGCACACGATCTTTGGTAAGCTTCACATCAAGCTCGACGGCGTCGGCCTTGAGGTCAACCGCCAGATTGAAGGCGGCCAGAGTGTTTTCGGGGGCGGCGGCAGAAGCGCCGCGATGGGCAATAATGGCTGGGATGCGAGGGTAAAGGTAATCAATAGAAATCACACGAAGCTCTTGTAAAAACACCCGCCGCGAATTGCGCGAATGATCGCGAATTTTAAGGACGAGAAGCCATTCGCGTAAATTAGCGAAATTCGCGGCAAAGAAATGTCAAAGCTCGACGAAATAAGCCTGGGCCGCCATGTCGAGCAATTCTTTCGACATCTCCGGGTCGCCGCCCACGTAAGATGAAATGTCCAGAATCTGGTCGCACAGGTCGCGAGGATGCACGGCCCGCAGTTTGCGGTTGCGCTTGATATACCACTCCTGCAAAAGATAAGCCAGCCCCTGCTGAGAAAACCTGACCTTCTTGGCCTCGGCCACTCGGCGGAAAATCTCGGCAAACTCTTCGTAGCTGGGATCGCCGATCTCAACCTTGTGGCGCAGGCGGCGCAGAAAAGCCTCGTCCACCAGATCCTTCGGCGGCAGGTTGGTGGAGAACACCACCAGCACGTCGAACGGCACATCCAGCTTGCGACCCGTGTGCAGGGTGAGATAGTCAATCCGGTTCTCAAGCGGCACAATCCAGCGATTAAGCAAGTCGCGCGGGCGCACTTGTTGGCGGCCAAAATCGTCAATCAGGAACATACCGCCGTTGGCCTTCACCTGAAACGGCGCTTCGTAAAACTTGTTCACATCGTCGAACACCAAATCCAACCCGGCCAGGGTTAACTCGCCGCCGACGACGATGAAAGGCCGCTTGATCTTCACCCAGCGCGGGTCCAGCTTGCCCACGCGCTGCGTGTCCGTCGGATCGTCCTTGGCCCGTTCGTGATTCACGCTGTCGTACAGCTTGACCGTTTGCCCTTCGATGTCGAGAGCGTAAGGGATAAACATATCTTCCGACAAGATCAGGTTGCCAATGGCGCGGGCGACGGTGGTCTTGCCATTGCCGGGCGGGCCGTACATGAACATGGACGTGCCGGAGTTGATGGCCGGGCCGATGCGATTGTAAATCTTGTCCGAGAGCACCATCGTCGAAAGCAGTTGGCGCAAGTTGCGCTGATGTACGGTGGGGCGGCCCATCGCCTGCTTGCGAATGGCGTCGTTGTAAACCGCAATCGGCACCGGCGCCGGCCCGGCATACTGGCTCCGCTCCAGCGCCTCGCGGGCGCGGGTGATGCCGGCCCCGGTGATGGCATACTGATATGAGCCTTCGCCAAACCCGGTGCCCGGCGAACTGGTTTGCACTTCCACAAACTTGTCGCGCTTGAGCGTCGTCAGCAGGCTGTCTATCACTCCAGCAAAAGGCAGACAAATGCGCTCGGCCACCTGAAAACCGGAGAGAAAACCGCCGAAGTACAGAATTTTCAGAATCAGGTTTTGCAGTTCCAGCGGATTGAGGCCGGTGTCTTCAATTTTGGTGATCGGCGGCGGAATGAAACGCGGGGCCGCATTGGCAATGACTCCGGTGGTTCCACGCGGCGTCACAAGCGGTGAGGTCGCCGTTCGCGGGGGCGCGCTGGCGGGGCGTTGTGGAGATGCAGGCGGGCGATTAACCATTATCGTTATTGCCTCCAGGCAATTAAACTGGCGCGATTATAGCACGCGCGATTCATAGCGGGTAGCGAGCATGATATGATCGCCATAGTCCTTTATGCTCATTTTTCTTGCCCTTCTGATTCTCGGCTTTGGTTTGCGGGTGGCCCCCCTCACCCAAAACCGCTTTCACCCCGACGAAGCTCTGTACGCCACCTTCGCCCGTCTTATCGTCTCGGGCCGCGACCCTCTGCTCTCCACCGTCGTCGTGGACAAGCCGCCTCTGCCCTTCTACCTCACCGCCGCCAGCATGGCCCTCGTCGGCCCCACCGAATTCGGCGCTCGCCTGCCATTCCTGCTCGCCGGCGTCCTCAGCATCGCCCTGCTTTACCAACTGGGCCGCGCCCTCTATGGCCGCCTCGCCGGAAGCCTGGCCGCGCTTGTTCTTGCGCTCTCGCCCATGGCGATTCTCTTCGCCATCACCCTCTTCACCGACACACTACTGGTCACCTTCTTGTTGTGGTCAATGCTCATGGCAACCCGGCAAAAATGGACCTGGGCCGGCCTCGCCTTCGGCCTGGCCTTTGCCTGCAAACAAACCGCCCTCTTTTTTTTGCCGCTCATCATCGTCATCGGCCTCACCCAACTTCTTGCAAATCGCCCCACCGCCCTCCGGCTCCCCCGCTTCCTGGCGCAATTTGCACTACCCATCATCTTCTGCGCCGCCATTATCTTTCTCTGGGATTACATTCGCCACGCGCCGATCTCATTTTGGACTCAGGGCTACGCCGACAACAACCCTGGGCGGCTGGTGCGCTCGAATGAAATCTGGCCGCGACTCGCCGGCTGGCTCGACCTTCTACAACATCTCAGTGGCACCCGCCTCGCCGACCTCACCTTGATTCTAGGCCTGCCCCTGTTGCTCCTCACCCGCCGCCGCTCTCTTGCCGCCGTCTACGACTTCACCCTCACCGCCTTCACTCTCACCTTTCTGGCCGGCTACTGGCTCCTGGCCTTCAACGTCTGGGATCGATACTTGTTGGCGCTCACGCCGGTAATTGCTTTGCTGTTAGGCCGCGTGCTTGACCGCCTAGCGTATTTCGTATTTCGGGGTCTCCCGACTTTAACGGGAAATGGGATGCAGATTCACGCAGATGAACGCAGATTTTTCTTTTTTATCCGCGAAAATCAGCGTTCACCAGCGTCCAAAATGTCTTTTCACTCTCAAGCTGGGAGACCCGTATTTCGTATTCCGTTACGCAATACGAAATACGCAATACACCTCATCCTCCTGCTGTCATCCTTCATCCTTCTGCCGTCTGCTTTAGTTGCCGCCCGCTCCGGCTTCTCCATCGGCGGCGACCACGGCGCGTACGACGGCATTGACGAGATCGCCGACACTCTGCGTCAGGTTCCGCCCGGCTCAGTGTTGTACGATCACTGGCTGAGTTGGGAGTTGGGCTTCTATCTTTTCGACGGCCCAACCTACATGGTGTGGATGCCCGGCCCGGAATCGCTGGCCGACGACCTGCGAGCATTTGGCGCAACGTCGCCGCGCTACATCGTCTCGCCCTCATGGGAGTCTTTTGCCAAGACCAAAGCCGCCATCGAAGCCGCCGGCTTCACCGTCGAACCCATTCAAACGACACATCGCCGTGACGGCTCGCTCTCCTTCACTCTCTACCAACTCAAACCGACGACCACTAACCACCGACCACTGTTCACTATTCCCTGATTATCCCGTGCGCCGCTACCTCCCTCTCCTCACCCTCGCCGCCCTCGTCCTGCTCTTCCTCCGCCAGGCCGCTTTCACCAACCTGATCTTCGCCCGCGGCGACACCCTGCTCTACTTTTATCCCTACTGGGACTATCGCGCTCAGAGTCTTCTGGCGGGCCGCCTGCCGCTGTGGAACCCTTTTCTCTTCATGGGCGTGCCATTCCTCGCCAACTCGCAGGCGGGCGTGTTCTACCCGCTCAACTGGCCGCTCATGTTTTTCTCCGCGCCGGTTGCGTTGAAGATCAGCATCGTCGTCCACCTCATCATCGCCGCCTGGGGCGCGTACACCCTCGCCCGCAAAGTCTTTGAACTGGAGTCTTTCCCGGCCACTTTCGCCGCCGCCGTTTTCGCCCTCGGCGGCTACCTGCTTGCCCAGATCGAACACGTCAACCAACTCCAGGGCCTGGCCTGGTTACCTTTAGCTTTACTGTTCACTTACAAAGTCACACAGCCCGGCAAGCCAGCCACCTTGTCACCCCTTCACCTTGTCATCCTGTCACTTCTCATCGCCCTCCAACTCACCGCCGGCCACACTCAAACCGCCTTCATTACCCTTGTTGCTTGCGGGCTTGTCGCCCTTCAATGCACAATTCTCAATGCGCAATTCTCAATGAAGAAGTCAATATTGAGCATTGTGAATTGGGCATTGGGCATTGCTCTTGCTTTTGGCCTTGCGGCCATCCAACTCTTCCCCACTTTCGAACTCTCCCGTCTCTCGCTTCGCGGCGGCGGCCTGCCCCTCAACGAAGCCGTCTCCTTCTCCCTCAACCCGCTCCTGCTGGGCCGCGCCCTGCTCCCTGGCTACAGCCGCATTCTCTTCTCCGAGTTTGTCGGCTATGTCGGCGTCATCCCACTATTTCTCGCCGCCTTTGCCCTCACAGACTTGCGTCGCAATCGGAACGTCCAACTCGCCGCTGTGCTTGCCGGCGTCGGCCTCTTCTTCGCCATTGGCGGATACAACCCCTTCTATTTGTTGCTCGCTAAATTCGTCCCCGGTTTCAACCTCTTTCGCGTCCCGGCCCGTTGGCTTGTCCTCGGGACACTTGGCTCGGCTATCCTGGCCGGTTACGGCCTTCAAGCAATCAGCAATCAAAAATCAAAAATCAAAAATTGGGCGCTTATCTCCCTTTCCCCCCTTCTCCTCATCTCCCTTTCTTTCCTCTCTGCCAACCTCACCCCTCCCGGCGAACTCGGCCCCATCGGCCTCCCCGCCCCGCTCGACCTTGCCCTCTGGCTCGCGCCCCTCGCCTTGTCGTTTGTCGTTTCACGTTTTACTCAGCACGCAATACGGAATACGCAATACGCAATATCGCTCCTCGCAATCGTCGAACTTCTCATCGCCTCAACATCTCTCCCCCTCAACCACCTCACCACCCCCGACGCCTACGCCAGCATCCGCCCGGCCATGACGCAGTTGTTAGCCGCTAAAACAGAGACGGTTCCCCTAGCACGTTTCCTCTCGCTCTCCGCGCTCGAGTTCGACCCCGGCGACCTCGCCGAGCTTCACAGCGAATGGGATTCGCAACTGCCGCCGGAGGACGTGTACGACGCCATCATTGCCACCAAACACAAAGAAGTGCTCTCGCCCAACCTGCCCCTCACCTGGCAAGTTCCGGCGGTGGACGGCTACGACGGCGGCATCTTGCCCTTGCGCCAGTACGCCGAGTTCGCCGCCAACTTCGGCCCGGTGCCCGCTCAAACCGATGGCCGCCTGCGCCAACTGCTCACCGCCGTGCCGCCCAACTGGCTCCTCAACCTCACCAACACCCGCTGGATCATCACCGACAAAACCGGCGACGCCTGGGTGGACAACATCTTCTACGATTTGCAGTCCACCTTCACCGTCACGCCTGACGAACCGCTCACCCTCGGCCACATCCCCAACTTTCAAGCGACCGCTCTTGGACTCGTATTAACCCCTGACTCGGTCGGCGGCACTGCTCACATCACTTTTGACGACGGTTCAACCGCCAATTTACTAATAACCAATAACCAAAACCAACCCGCCCTTCGCCTCCCCTTCGACCGCCCTTCAAGAGTGACCGCCCTCACCCTCACCAGTGACTCCTCACTCACCGTGCGCGGCGCAAGCCTGATTGACGAACGCGCCGACGCCTTTCAATCGCTCACCCTCGGCCCTTACCGCCTCGCCCACTCCGGCGACGTGAAGATTTACGAAAACCTGAATGTCCTGCCTCGCGCCTTCATCGTCTCCAACCTTTGTAAGGGCGAAACATGTTTCGCCCCTGCGCTTGCAGGCACTGCCTCCGTCCTTAAATACGAAGCCGAGCATGTGGTCGTCCAAACAACGACCGACACGCCCGGCCAACTTATTCTCACAGATACAGATTACCCCGGCTGGCTCGCCACGGTGGACGGCCAGCCCGCCGAAATCACCAAAGCCTACGGCCTCTTCCGCGCCGTCGCCATCCCCGCCGGCGCGCACACCATCGCCTTCCACTTCCAGCCGACGAGCCTGAAAGTTGGCGCAATCATCACCATTGCCGGCCTGCTAGTGTTGACCGGCCTTCTTCTCTACTCGTCAAACGACAAACGTCAAACGACACTTCACGTTTGACGTTTGAAGTTTCATACAATACTCTTCCTCAAATCCTTCACATTCATCTGCAACTTCGTCTCGCCCTGCCACTCGTTCAACTCCAGCGCATAAACCACGTCCACCCGGTTTGGCATGTTCTTTAGCCAGTGCGCCTGCCTGAAGGCGACGCCCTCAACCTTGCTTGTGCCGTCCGAAAGATAAAGCTTGAGGTGAGAGCCGTCGGCGCCAATAGCTTTCGGATATTTCACCTCCAAATCGTGCGCCGAAAACAGCGGCGCCGGGTTGCCGTAACCACACGGCTCCAACTGCCGCAAGGCTAAGGCCAGTTCCAAAGACAACTCGCCCGGCTGAACATTCATGTCCACTCTGAGCGCCGGGCGCAAATCTACGTTCGCCAGCTTGTCGGCGGCGTATTGCCGCAAACGTTCGGCCAGCCCGGCCACGTTCTCGTTCGCCAGGGTGAAGCCCGCCGCCGCCGCATGCCCGCCGTGCCGGATGAGCAGGTCACGGCACGAGTCCAGCGCTTCGGTGATGTGAAATTCTTTGATGCTTCGCGCCGAGCCTTTGGTGTCCTTGTCGCCAATCCGCGCCACCGCCGCCGGGCGGTAAAACTCCTCGGTCAGCCGCGCCGCCGCCAGCCCAACCACGCCTTCGTTGTAACTCTCGTGCGCCGCAAACAAAAACGGCGCTTCGGGATCGTCGGCCAGCGCAATTTCCCGCGCATGGGCCGTGATCTGCTTCGTCTGGTCTTGCCGATCGCGGTTCTGCTGGTTCAACTGCGACGCCAATTGATTGGCTTTGAACACATCCGTCGCCGTCAACAAGTCATAAGCCGCCAGCGCCGACTCCAGCCGCCCGGCCGCATTCAGCCTCGGGCCGAGCACAAAGCCAATAGTCCCGGCGTCCGCCGCCCCGGCTTTGACGCCGGCCAATTGCATGAGCGACTTCACGCCCTCGCGCCTGGCCTTGTTCAACACTTTAAGTCCGTTTCGCACCAGTGTCCGGTTCTCGCCCGTCAGTGGCGCAAGGTCGGCCACCGTGCCCAGCGCCACCAAATCCAGCACGTCACTGCCGTTGATGGGTTGTGGGTTGCGCCGCCGCACCAGCGCCTGAGCCATCTTGTAAG
This window of the Chloroflexota bacterium genome carries:
- a CDS encoding 1-acyl-sn-glycerol-3-phosphate acyltransferase, with protein sequence MRSILGVLRLVIAFPVIAVGALLIIVAALIPVRFKGIRLSAWIATLVARLAMVVFNIRFNCPEPEKFYRHEGLVFANHITYFDILMMLTPLPMRFVSAMEIRAWPFIGWAGIAIETVFVNRGDKQSRAEARAQLGQTKRFPPIVLYPEGGIGPARALQPFRHGAFEIAVENAMPYLLCAIVYDQPEVIAWGDESFLSSFWRLACHPGPIRAQVVPLAAVHPVPGDDPKQLAAEAHRAVAAALEVPSQM
- a CDS encoding glycerophosphodiester phosphodiesterase is translated as MISIDYLYPRIPAIIAHRGASAAAPENTLAAFNLAVDLKADAVELDVKLTKDRVPIIMHDPTVDRTTDGTGKVADLTLADLKKLDAGVKKDPKFAGERIPTLAEVFEAVAATRSVWINVELTNYTARGDGLEAAVVALIQKMNLGRRVLLSSFDPFAIRNVKRLDPSLPVAQLTSHKMPIYLRDAWLAPFICHEARHPDYVQLKQKGVAYYKRRGYRVNVWTTNDPADLRDFARQGVDGLITDAPDAARRAVEG
- a CDS encoding ATP-binding protein gives rise to the protein MVNRPPASPQRPASAPPRTATSPLVTPRGTTGVIANAAPRFIPPPITKIEDTGLNPLELQNLILKILYFGGFLSGFQVAERICLPFAGVIDSLLTTLKRDKFVEVQTSSPGTGFGEGSYQYAITGAGITRAREALERSQYAGPAPVPIAVYNDAIRKQAMGRPTVHQRNLRQLLSTMVLSDKIYNRIGPAINSGTSMFMYGPPGNGKTTVARAIGNLILSEDMFIPYALDIEGQTVKLYDSVNHERAKDDPTDTQRVGKLDPRWVKIKRPFIVVGGELTLAGLDLVFDDVNKFYEAPFQVKANGGMFLIDDFGRQQVRPRDLLNRWIVPLENRIDYLTLHTGRKLDVPFDVLVVFSTNLPPKDLVDEAFLRRLRHKVEIGDPSYEEFAEIFRRVAEAKKVRFSQQGLAYLLQEWYIKRNRKLRAVHPRDLCDQILDISSYVGGDPEMSKELLDMAAQAYFVEL
- a CDS encoding glycosyltransferase family 39 protein; this encodes MLIFLALLILGFGLRVAPLTQNRFHPDEALYATFARLIVSGRDPLLSTVVVDKPPLPFYLTAASMALVGPTEFGARLPFLLAGVLSIALLYQLGRALYGRLAGSLAALVLALSPMAILFAITLFTDTLLVTFLLWSMLMATRQKWTWAGLAFGLAFACKQTALFFLPLIIVIGLTQLLANRPTALRLPRFLAQFALPIIFCAAIIFLWDYIRHAPISFWTQGYADNNPGRLVRSNEIWPRLAGWLDLLQHLSGTRLADLTLILGLPLLLLTRRRSLAAVYDFTLTAFTLTFLAGYWLLAFNVWDRYLLALTPVIALLLGRVLDRLAYFVFRGLPTLTGNGMQIHADERRFFFFIRENQRSPASKMSFHSQAGRPVFRIPLRNTKYAIHLILLLSSFILLPSALVAARSGFSIGGDHGAYDGIDEIADTLRQVPPGSVLYDHWLSWELGFYLFDGPTYMVWMPGPESLADDLRAFGATSPRYIVSPSWESFAKTKAAIEAAGFTVEPIQTTHRRDGSLSFTLYQLKPTTTNHRPLFTIP
- a CDS encoding YfhO family protein, with amino-acid sequence MRRYLPLLTLAALVLLFLRQAAFTNLIFARGDTLLYFYPYWDYRAQSLLAGRLPLWNPFLFMGVPFLANSQAGVFYPLNWPLMFFSAPVALKISIVVHLIIAAWGAYTLARKVFELESFPATFAAAVFALGGYLLAQIEHVNQLQGLAWLPLALLFTYKVTQPGKPATLSPLHLVILSLLIALQLTAGHTQTAFITLVACGLVALQCTILNAQFSMKKSILSIVNWALGIALAFGLAAIQLFPTFELSRLSLRGGGLPLNEAVSFSLNPLLLGRALLPGYSRILFSEFVGYVGVIPLFLAAFALTDLRRNRNVQLAAVLAGVGLFFAIGGYNPFYLLLAKFVPGFNLFRVPARWLVLGTLGSAILAGYGLQAISNQKSKIKNWALISLSPLLLISLSFLSANLTPPGELGPIGLPAPLDLALWLAPLALSFVVSRFTQHAIRNTQYAISLLAIVELLIASTSLPLNHLTTPDAYASIRPAMTQLLAAKTETVPLARFLSLSALEFDPGDLAELHSEWDSQLPPEDVYDAIIATKHKEVLSPNLPLTWQVPAVDGYDGGILPLRQYAEFAANFGPVPAQTDGRLRQLLTAVPPNWLLNLTNTRWIITDKTGDAWVDNIFYDLQSTFTVTPDEPLTLGHIPNFQATALGLVLTPDSVGGTAHITFDDGSTANLLITNNQNQPALRLPFDRPSRVTALTLTSDSSLTVRGASLIDERADAFQSLTLGPYRLAHSGDVKIYENLNVLPRAFIVSNLCKGETCFAPALAGTASVLKYEAEHVVVQTTTDTPGQLILTDTDYPGWLATVDGQPAEITKAYGLFRAVAIPAGAHTIAFHFQPTSLKVGAIITIAGLLVLTGLLLYSSNDKRQTTLHV
- the recJ gene encoding single-stranded-DNA-specific exonuclease RecJ — protein: MTQPARPAKRWLTAPALSPEVEAALTSYHPVLRQLLFNRDNYTAAKADSFLNAKPPADDDPFRITDMSLAVERIESAIGNHEPVAVYGDYDTDGVTATALLVQVLVTLGADARPYIPNRFDEGYGLNNDALDKLKGEGVKLVVTVDCGIRSAAEADHAKRIGLDLIISDHHHVGEALPAALAVINPKREGDNYEEKFLAGVGLAYKMAQALVRRRNPQPINGSDVLDLVALGTVADLAPLTGENRTLVRNGLKVLNKARREGVKSLMQLAGVKAGAADAGTIGFVLGPRLNAAGRLESALAAYDLLTATDVFKANQLASQLNQQNRDRQDQTKQITAHAREIALADDPEAPFLFAAHESYNEGVVGLAAARLTEEFYRPAAVARIGDKDTKGSARSIKEFHITEALDSCRDLLIRHGGHAAAAGFTLANENVAGLAERLRQYAADKLANVDLRPALRVDMNVQPGELSLELALALRQLEPCGYGNPAPLFSAHDLEVKYPKAIGADGSHLKLYLSDGTSKVEGVAFRQAHWLKNMPNRVDVVYALELNEWQGETKLQMNVKDLRKSIV